CGCGCACCACGAAGATCATGGTGGATTCGAAGAACAACAGCCTGTTGTATCTGCCGTTGGACAAGATCATGGAGCGTTCGCGTAGCGACGCATCGACCCCCGCACCGGCCTCCGGTGCAGGCACGGGGGCTGCGGCGGGTGCGCCTGCCGCAAGCGACAGCAGTGATGTCGACCATGATCGATCGCGCGCGGCACTGCGCAACCGCGACCGCGATTCACGCTAAGGGGATAAGCGCATGAACCGTATTGGAACCGTTATCGTCGCGCTGATCGTTTTGCTGATCGTGCTCGCCTCGACCATGTTCGTGGTGGACCAGCGCCGTTATGCCGTGGTGTTCTCGCTTGGCGAGATCAAGGATGTGTACAACCAACCCGGCCTGAAATTCAAGTTGCCGCCGCCGCTCCAGACCGTGCTGTATCTGGACAAGCGCATCATGACCATCGACAACCCGGAGCCGGAACGCTTCATCACGGCCGAAAAGAAGAACCTGATCGTCGACTCCTATGTGAAGTGGCGCATCATCGACCCGCGCAAGTTCTACGTGAGCTTCAAGGGCGACAACCGCCTCGCGCAGGATCGTCTGACGCAGCAGATTCGCTCGGCGTTGCAGGAAGCGTTCACCAAGCGCACCGTGACCGAAGTGGTCTCGACGCAGCGTGATCAGGTCATGCAATGGGTGAAGCAGAAGGTGGGCGACGAAGCCGCGCAAGTCGGTATCGAGATTGTCGACGTGCGCATGCGCCGCGTGGACCTGGCAGCCGGTATCAGCGATTCGGTGTATAGCCGGATGGCCGCCGAGCGTAAGCGCGTGGCGAACGAACTGCGTTCGACGGGCGCTGCCGAAGCCGAACAAATCCGTGCCGACGCGGACCGTCAACGCGATGTGGTTGTTGCCGAGGCATATGCCAAGGCACAGCAGGTCAAGGGTGAGGGCGACGCCGTTGCCGCGGGTATCTACGCTCAGGCGTTTGGCCGCGATCCGCAGTTTGCCCAGTTCTATCAGAGCCTCGAAGCGTACAAGGCGACCTTCCGTGACAAGAAGGACGTCATCATCGCCGACCCGAACAGCGACTTCTTCCGATTTATGCGCGGTTCCGGTGGTGCTGGCGCGTCAGCCGGAAACGCGGGAAAATAGCCGTTCTGACATCCGAGTAGCTGCCACCGCCCGCGTCGACGCGGGCGGTGGCGTTTTGGCCGAGCCCTCCTGTGACCAGCAGCACGATAATTCTCGCTTTCGCCCTCATGCTGATCGTGGAGGGATTGTTTCCGTTTGCCGCGCCGGAACGGTGGCGGCAAAGTTTTCGTAAAATAACGGAAATGCCGTCCGGCCAGATTCGCTTCTTCGGCCTGGCCGCCGTCCTGCTGGGGCTGATGCTGATGCTGCTGGCCGATTACTAAAAGGCGCTTTCACGCGCCGTCTGAATTCCGAAATACCCATGCCGAACTGGCTACTTCCCGAAAATATCGCCGACGTGCTGCCGTCCGAGGCGCGCAAGATCGAAGATCTGCGCCGACTGATGCTCGATCGTTTCCGTACGTACGGCTATGAACTCGTCATGCCGCCGATGCTCGAGTATGTCGAGTCGCTGCTGACCGGCACTGGCCACGATCTCGACCTGCGCACCTTCAAGCTCGTCGATCAGCTCTCGGGGCGCACGATGGGCCTGCGCGCCGACATCACCCCGCAGATCGCCCGTATCGATGCCCACTTGCTCAACCGCAAGGGCGTGACGCGTCTGTGCTATGCCGGCAGCGTGCTGTTTACTCGTCCGCGCAACTTGCTGGCGACCCGTGAGCCGTTCCAGATCGGTGCCGAAATCTTCGGTCATAGCGGCCTCGAAGCGGATCTCGAAATCCAGGAGTTGCTGCTGTTCTGCTTGCAACTTGCCGGCCTGAAGCAGATTCGGATCGATCTTTGCCACGCTGGCGTGCTTGAGGCGCTGCTCGAAGGCGTGCCGGCTGCCGAAGCCATCGAAAGCCAGTTGTTCGGTGCACTGGCGACGAAGGACGTGCCTCAG
The Pandoraea oxalativorans genome window above contains:
- the hflC gene encoding protease modulator HflC: MNRIGTVIVALIVLLIVLASTMFVVDQRRYAVVFSLGEIKDVYNQPGLKFKLPPPLQTVLYLDKRIMTIDNPEPERFITAEKKNLIVDSYVKWRIIDPRKFYVSFKGDNRLAQDRLTQQIRSALQEAFTKRTVTEVVSTQRDQVMQWVKQKVGDEAAQVGIEIVDVRMRRVDLAAGISDSVYSRMAAERKRVANELRSTGAAEAEQIRADADRQRDVVVAEAYAKAQQVKGEGDAVAAGIYAQAFGRDPQFAQFYQSLEAYKATFRDKKDVIIADPNSDFFRFMRGSGGAGASAGNAGK
- a CDS encoding DUF2065 domain-containing protein, whose amino-acid sequence is MLIVEGLFPFAAPERWRQSFRKITEMPSGQIRFFGLAAVLLGLMLMLLADY
- a CDS encoding ATP phosphoribosyltransferase regulatory subunit translates to MPNWLLPENIADVLPSEARKIEDLRRLMLDRFRTYGYELVMPPMLEYVESLLTGTGHDLDLRTFKLVDQLSGRTMGLRADITPQIARIDAHLLNRKGVTRLCYAGSVLFTRPRNLLATREPFQIGAEIFGHSGLEADLEIQELLLFCLQLAGLKQIRIDLCHAGVLEALLEGVPAAEAIESQLFGALATKDVPQLQELTQDLPAHVRDALLTLTTLYGDPADTLARARKVLPDLPGVKAALDDLAYLAASQSKDGPAVLSIDLADLRGYQYHSGVMFAAYVDGIPNAIARGGRYDKVGQAFGRDRPATGFSLDLRELAAISPVEARSNAILAPADDVPGLRAKIDSLRDAGEVVIRMLPGHDQDFEEFTGDRVLVEKNGQWVVTPR